From a single Arachnia propionica genomic region:
- a CDS encoding phosphoribosyltransferase, which translates to MVYHGDASDHAGREVLTWEGVGEAADDLALQVHESGFRPSVIIAIARGGMIPAGALTYRLGVKLTDAINVEFYTDVEQTLPDPVLLAPMLDTESITDRQLLVVDDVADSGRTLSLVVKLLRGFGADVRSAVFYAKPTTIVNPDFCWRRTDRWIVFPWSAEPPLK; encoded by the coding sequence ATGGTTTATCACGGCGACGCCAGCGACCATGCGGGTAGAGAGGTGCTCACCTGGGAAGGGGTCGGGGAGGCCGCCGACGACCTCGCGCTTCAGGTGCACGAATCTGGTTTCCGCCCTTCGGTGATCATCGCCATCGCCAGGGGAGGCATGATTCCAGCCGGCGCGCTTACCTATCGGCTCGGGGTGAAACTCACCGACGCCATCAACGTCGAGTTCTACACCGACGTTGAACAAACCCTCCCCGATCCGGTTCTACTGGCCCCCATGCTGGACACCGAATCAATCACGGACAGACAGCTTCTCGTGGTGGACGACGTCGCGGACTCGGGGCGCACCCTCTCGCTGGTGGTGAAGCTACTGCGTGGTTTCGGGGCCGATGTTCGAAGCGCAGTGTTCTATGCCAAACCGACCACGATCGTGAATCCGGATTTCTGCTGGAGGCGCACCGACCGTTGGATCGTGTTCCCGTGGTCCGCTGAGCCACCCCTGAAATGA
- a CDS encoding S49 family peptidase, with amino-acid sequence MVLKSFFDKLPRSTRRIVLELDLARGVLETFPRNPLQMLQVVGATAVSNLREHLEAAGKDERVAGLIVHAVDCGQPMTVMDEIAQLIETFGAGRPTMAWAESFGELGNSLAAYKLATACRTIWLQPTGGLGIGGVEVDITLFRGLLEKAGVTPQFGQRHEYKTAADQFAAPEITEANREMTQRLAQSAVDDTVAVIARRRGVALETVWEAVNDSPVVPERAKEMGLIDEIGYRDEAYARALADWAAKPDDLLYVSRYQPRPNLARAFRRDRPKVAVVSLRGPIETGRGRPGNFTGPSVGADVVDEHFRAVLRDDQIKAVLFEVDSPGGSAVASDFIRRSILRLRESGRPVVARMGALAASGGYYVSMPCNEIVAYATTLTGSIGVLAGKFVTRELYEKLGLKREPIRIGAASGMLSSATEFSSEDWDRLNVELDRIYQQFTTLAAQDRAMDYEHLESLAKGRVWSGADACERGLVDHVGDWSLAWRRACALADIDPEEATPVRIGVGSVLERIIPARSSEHRTESARVAIPTVDDLLMRAADLIGLPIHGVLSLPLSIKVR; translated from the coding sequence ATGGTGCTCAAGTCCTTCTTCGACAAGTTGCCACGCTCCACCCGGCGTATTGTGCTCGAACTTGACCTTGCCCGGGGGGTGCTGGAGACCTTTCCGCGGAACCCCTTGCAGATGCTTCAGGTGGTGGGTGCGACTGCGGTCAGCAACCTTCGCGAACACCTCGAGGCTGCGGGGAAAGATGAGCGTGTCGCCGGGCTGATCGTTCACGCCGTGGACTGCGGCCAGCCGATGACGGTGATGGACGAGATCGCCCAGCTGATCGAGACCTTCGGGGCGGGACGACCGACCATGGCGTGGGCCGAGTCGTTCGGGGAACTCGGCAACTCCTTGGCCGCCTACAAGCTCGCCACAGCATGCCGCACCATCTGGCTCCAGCCCACCGGTGGGCTTGGCATCGGCGGCGTCGAGGTCGACATCACCCTCTTCCGTGGGTTGCTGGAGAAGGCCGGGGTCACCCCGCAGTTCGGACAGCGTCACGAGTACAAGACCGCAGCGGACCAGTTCGCGGCGCCTGAGATCACCGAAGCCAACCGGGAGATGACCCAACGCCTGGCCCAGTCCGCTGTGGACGACACCGTGGCGGTCATCGCCAGGCGCCGAGGAGTGGCGCTAGAAACCGTGTGGGAGGCCGTCAATGACTCCCCGGTGGTGCCGGAACGTGCCAAGGAAATGGGTCTCATCGACGAGATCGGCTACCGCGACGAGGCCTACGCCAGGGCGCTCGCCGATTGGGCAGCAAAACCTGACGATCTGCTCTACGTATCTCGCTACCAGCCACGCCCCAATCTTGCGAGAGCGTTCCGGAGGGACCGACCGAAGGTTGCGGTCGTCAGCCTGCGTGGTCCCATCGAGACCGGTCGGGGGCGTCCCGGAAACTTCACAGGCCCTAGCGTCGGCGCCGATGTGGTGGACGAACACTTCCGGGCTGTCCTGCGTGACGATCAGATCAAAGCGGTGCTGTTCGAGGTCGACAGTCCCGGTGGGTCGGCTGTCGCCTCCGACTTCATCCGTCGTAGCATCCTGCGGCTACGCGAGTCCGGTCGTCCCGTGGTGGCTCGGATGGGTGCTCTGGCTGCCTCGGGCGGCTACTACGTCTCGATGCCCTGCAACGAAATAGTCGCCTACGCGACCACGCTGACGGGTTCCATCGGCGTTCTGGCCGGCAAGTTCGTGACCCGTGAGCTCTACGAGAAACTGGGACTGAAGCGAGAACCGATCCGGATTGGGGCGGCGTCAGGGATGCTCAGCTCAGCCACGGAGTTCTCCTCCGAGGACTGGGATCGCCTCAATGTCGAACTCGATCGCATCTATCAGCAGTTCACGACCCTGGCGGCGCAAGACCGTGCCATGGATTACGAACACCTGGAATCGCTGGCCAAGGGCAGGGTGTGGAGTGGAGCCGACGCCTGCGAACGGGGTTTGGTAGATCATGTCGGGGACTGGAGCTTGGCCTGGCGGCGCGCCTGCGCATTGGCGGATATCGACCCCGAGGAGGCCACGCCGGTCAGGATCGGTGTCGGCTCCGTGCTGGAGAGGATCATCCCCGCGCGCTCTAGCGAACATCGCACTGAGTCTGCTCGGGTTGCCATTCCGACGGTTGACGATCTGTTGATGCGTGCTGCCGACTTGATCGGGCTCCCGATCCATGGCGTACTGAGCCTGCCCTTGAGCATCAAAGTGCGCTGA
- a CDS encoding N-acetyltransferase family protein yields MPPVIRSANHEDLPAIVEIYNEGGVATTASYDVEPVTLEERTAWFERLRNQGHPVLVLEENGRVVGFASYGPFRDKAAYRHTVEHSVYVAEGSRSNGVGRMLLCALLDHARGRGVHVMLGVLDADNMASRAFHKSLGFIESVVLPEVGRKFGRWLDVVFVTRRFD; encoded by the coding sequence ATGCCTCCCGTGATCCGCTCCGCCAATCATGAGGATCTCCCGGCCATCGTGGAGATCTACAACGAGGGTGGGGTGGCCACCACCGCCTCCTATGACGTCGAGCCGGTCACTCTTGAGGAGCGCACCGCCTGGTTCGAGAGGCTGCGAAACCAGGGACATCCTGTCCTGGTCCTCGAGGAGAATGGTCGGGTGGTCGGCTTCGCCAGTTACGGCCCGTTTCGCGACAAGGCGGCCTATCGCCACACCGTTGAGCACTCCGTGTATGTGGCCGAGGGAAGCCGTTCCAACGGGGTCGGTCGGATGCTTCTGTGTGCTCTTCTTGACCATGCTCGGGGTCGCGGGGTCCACGTCATGCTCGGTGTCCTGGATGCGGACAATATGGCCTCCCGGGCCTTTCACAAGAGTCTGGGATTCATCGAGTCGGTCGTGCTGCCGGAGGTAGGCAGGAAATTTGGACGCTGGCTGGACGTCGTGTTCGTCACCCGCCGCTTCGATTGA
- a CDS encoding penicillin acylase family protein, whose protein sequence is MSKKKRTVRRVLFTVLGVAVALILVAALAVVVVLRGPLPKHSGEVTLSGPRAEIRVLRDDRAVPHIYATTDHDLFFAQGYVHAQERFFQMDLSRHMASGRLAELVGESGKESDITVRTMGWRRVAEKEWDLLSDEARGFYEAYAEGINAYISGKQPWQLANEYAALGLSLPVAGIEPWTGVDSLVSLKQLNLGLSSTHTREIDRMGYLQKLGSPSAVEELFPRFEEEKRRPIIGQETTGSNLRTRAEYPVAEPLPLEIQETNPEDCPEPDQLLSQSPGTGGETPSLSSGDAIGALQSVRQAMEAVPHLLGDGPGIGSNSFVIAGQHTASGKPIIGNDPHLQIAYPSVWFQVGLHCEQVNGECTFDVSGFSMAGMPGVMIGRNADLAWGLTNLGGDVSDLVVEKNVGENSYQRDGRCLAYQTRTETIRVAGGEDVEIRVRTSVHGPVVSGLFAPDEQFRPVPGAPENLSVALQWTALMPGRTGESFFALDRATNAEEVSTAAALMENPAENILFATASGDIGYQAPGRYPVRPVKAPADGRDGVAHQADNLGADGRWPRPGWDSSYDWQGFYAPSDMPAVLNPADGIIVPANQPVTPEASGPYLGTVYVQGYRSQQMYDAIAHLTAQGPVTLEEASKIMLLDGSPQAQEVAAALTTVELNDERHKELQSELARWYERGGHYAVDEPGAMIMASLFSHLSNAALADDGVEYPEIRLMGKLISEPQNPLWDDKKTSEVEDAAQIMRRAYAETDAELTARLGRDHTTWRWGDLHVQTPRRQILGGEGLPWFIRDHFSQKPRAVGGGPDIPNANSYDERVKDNGQVDYEVIAGPSMRMAVDLSDVDRARWVISSGSSGHPWSSHVADQFEAWATGEFFDWPFSREAIAAATRNALTLRPE, encoded by the coding sequence ATGTCAAAGAAAAAGAGAACTGTCCGCCGAGTGCTTTTCACCGTGCTCGGAGTTGCCGTTGCCCTGATCCTGGTGGCGGCCCTTGCTGTGGTCGTGGTGCTGAGAGGACCTCTGCCGAAACACTCCGGTGAGGTCACTCTGAGCGGACCACGCGCCGAGATCAGAGTGTTGCGCGACGACCGTGCCGTACCCCACATCTATGCCACCACCGACCACGACCTGTTCTTCGCACAGGGATACGTGCATGCCCAGGAACGTTTCTTCCAGATGGACCTGTCGCGCCACATGGCCTCCGGGCGCCTGGCGGAACTCGTGGGAGAGTCCGGGAAGGAATCGGACATCACGGTGCGCACCATGGGATGGCGCCGGGTGGCGGAAAAAGAGTGGGACCTGCTGTCGGATGAGGCCCGCGGGTTTTACGAGGCCTACGCCGAGGGCATCAACGCCTACATATCGGGAAAGCAGCCGTGGCAGCTGGCCAATGAGTACGCAGCGCTGGGCTTGAGCCTGCCCGTCGCTGGCATCGAGCCGTGGACCGGTGTTGATTCGCTGGTCTCGCTCAAGCAGCTGAACCTGGGCCTGAGCAGCACCCATACGAGGGAGATCGACCGCATGGGGTACCTGCAGAAACTGGGTAGTCCGTCGGCGGTGGAGGAACTGTTCCCGCGGTTCGAGGAGGAGAAACGCAGGCCGATCATCGGACAGGAGACGACGGGAAGCAACCTGCGGACACGTGCCGAGTATCCGGTGGCCGAGCCGCTGCCGCTGGAAATCCAGGAAACGAATCCCGAGGACTGCCCCGAGCCCGATCAGCTCCTTTCACAGTCACCCGGGACCGGCGGCGAAACACCCTCACTGAGTTCCGGCGACGCCATCGGGGCGCTCCAGAGCGTCCGGCAGGCGATGGAGGCCGTGCCGCATCTGCTGGGCGACGGCCCGGGGATCGGGTCGAACTCCTTCGTGATCGCGGGGCAGCACACCGCGTCTGGGAAACCCATCATCGGCAACGACCCCCACCTTCAGATCGCCTATCCCTCGGTCTGGTTTCAGGTCGGTCTGCACTGCGAGCAGGTGAATGGGGAATGCACCTTCGACGTTTCCGGGTTCTCCATGGCCGGCATGCCGGGAGTCATGATCGGGCGCAATGCTGACCTGGCCTGGGGACTGACCAATCTTGGCGGTGACGTCAGCGACTTGGTGGTTGAGAAGAACGTTGGCGAGAATTCCTATCAGCGTGACGGCAGGTGTCTGGCATATCAGACTCGTACCGAGACGATCCGGGTCGCTGGTGGCGAGGACGTCGAGATCCGGGTGCGCACCTCGGTGCACGGCCCCGTCGTTTCCGGGTTGTTCGCGCCGGACGAACAGTTCAGGCCGGTTCCCGGCGCACCGGAGAACCTCTCGGTGGCCCTGCAGTGGACTGCGCTGATGCCCGGCAGGACCGGTGAATCGTTCTTTGCGCTCGACCGTGCCACGAATGCCGAGGAGGTCTCGACCGCGGCGGCCCTGATGGAGAATCCGGCGGAGAACATCCTGTTCGCCACCGCCTCCGGCGACATCGGCTACCAGGCCCCGGGCAGGTACCCGGTGCGGCCCGTCAAGGCTCCGGCCGACGGGCGGGACGGCGTCGCCCACCAGGCGGACAACTTGGGGGCCGATGGCCGCTGGCCGCGCCCCGGTTGGGATTCCAGCTACGACTGGCAGGGATTCTATGCACCCTCAGACATGCCTGCTGTGCTCAACCCGGCTGATGGGATCATCGTCCCGGCGAACCAGCCGGTCACGCCCGAGGCCAGCGGACCCTACCTCGGTACCGTTTACGTCCAGGGCTATCGCTCCCAGCAGATGTACGACGCCATCGCGCACCTCACCGCGCAGGGTCCTGTCACGTTGGAGGAGGCGTCGAAGATCATGCTTCTCGACGGCTCGCCGCAGGCCCAGGAGGTCGCTGCCGCCCTGACCACAGTGGAGCTGAACGATGAACGCCACAAGGAACTGCAATCGGAACTGGCCCGCTGGTACGAACGGGGCGGCCATTACGCCGTTGACGAGCCCGGGGCGATGATCATGGCATCGCTTTTCTCGCACCTCAGCAATGCGGCCCTGGCGGACGACGGGGTTGAGTATCCGGAAATCCGGTTGATGGGAAAACTGATCTCGGAACCCCAGAACCCATTGTGGGATGACAAGAAAACCTCAGAGGTGGAGGATGCAGCTCAGATCATGCGCCGAGCCTACGCCGAGACCGACGCCGAGCTGACCGCCCGATTGGGCCGGGACCACACCACGTGGCGATGGGGTGACCTCCACGTCCAGACTCCGAGGCGCCAGATCCTAGGAGGTGAGGGTCTGCCCTGGTTCATCAGGGACCACTTCAGTCAGAAACCACGGGCAGTCGGCGGTGGACCCGATATCCCCAATGCAAACAGCTACGACGAGCGCGTCAAGGACAATGGACAGGTGGACTACGAGGTGATCGCGGGGCCCTCCATGCGCATGGCGGTGGACCTGAGCGACGTCGACCGGGCCCGGTGGGTGATCTCCTCGGGAAGCTCCGGCCACCCGTGGTCGTCACACGTTGCGGACCAGTTCGAGGCCTGGGCCACGGGTGAGTTCTTCGACTGGCCCTTCAGCCGTGAGGCCATCGCCGCGGCAACACGGAACGCCCTGACGCTGCGGCCCGAATAA
- a CDS encoding pentapeptide repeat-containing protein, whose translation MAPALSLAELAGTSPGSVIEATIEGSLPGGGLRGIEFENCVFRGVNLEKAVLIGASFNQCSFEDCSFSGADLTDANLGECRFTGAKLSGINWALAHVNRFAACPLEFVHCNMDFCWFVGAELARCSFSDCSIREADFSETRLTNAGMNNCDLQGTRFNQTDLEGASLVGSFGYVFDPRENRTKGLKLSPSESWPLLKALGIEFEH comes from the coding sequence ATGGCTCCCGCGCTGTCCCTAGCGGAACTGGCAGGCACCTCTCCGGGGTCGGTGATCGAGGCCACAATCGAGGGAAGCCTGCCCGGCGGAGGGCTGCGGGGTATCGAGTTCGAGAACTGCGTTTTCAGGGGTGTGAACCTGGAAAAGGCGGTTTTGATCGGTGCGTCCTTCAACCAGTGCAGTTTCGAGGACTGCAGCTTCTCCGGTGCAGACCTGACGGATGCCAACCTGGGGGAGTGCAGGTTCACCGGCGCGAAGCTCTCCGGGATCAACTGGGCACTGGCACATGTCAACAGGTTCGCTGCGTGTCCGTTGGAGTTCGTGCACTGCAACATGGACTTCTGTTGGTTCGTGGGTGCGGAGCTGGCGCGGTGTAGTTTTAGCGATTGTTCGATCCGTGAGGCGGATTTTTCCGAGACTCGGCTCACGAATGCTGGGATGAACAACTGCGATCTGCAGGGGACTAGATTTAACCAGACCGATCTCGAAGGGGCCAGCCTCGTTGGCTCCTTCGGCTACGTGTTCGATCCCCGGGAGAACCGGACGAAGGGACTGAAATTGAGCCCGTCCGAATCCTGGCCTCTCCTGAAGGCCCTGGGGATCGAATTCGAGCACTGA
- a CDS encoding MFS transporter, with product MGLRTRLKATGLPRTAWVLATTTFLIAVGFGVVIPVLSPFARTFGADNFQLGLVVSMFALMRLVSSPFVTRIGQAIGERNALTLGMIIVAITTFGVALSPNLWWMITVRALGGIGSAMFTIAAMNLLISTTPQHVRGRASGLNQGGFLLGNMAGPAIGGLLGSISLHAPFYFYSGMLVVAGLFALLLLPARCDPLPTASKKPRTLRETSRDIRYRAACLLGFAQGWQSIGVRATLIPVIITETYALETGWTGMAFAIAAVFQAAALTPAGLATDRIGRKPVMVTSGLVCGLSAIAMPFAPGIWVLIPLLCIYGIGAAMQGTAPAAAVGDASGGRGGTPVAAYSMIVDLGAIIGPVAVGGLVDVTNYQVGFAVGGALLLLGSFTASFIPQKLDRSFLKPPVPEDGSD from the coding sequence GTGGGACTCAGGACACGGCTGAAAGCAACCGGATTGCCCCGTACTGCATGGGTATTGGCAACCACAACCTTCCTCATCGCCGTCGGCTTCGGGGTCGTGATCCCGGTACTGAGCCCCTTCGCACGCACCTTCGGGGCCGACAACTTCCAGCTCGGGCTGGTGGTATCCATGTTCGCCCTGATGAGGCTGGTTAGCAGCCCGTTCGTCACCCGAATCGGGCAGGCCATTGGGGAACGTAACGCACTCACCCTGGGAATGATCATCGTGGCCATCACCACTTTCGGGGTGGCGTTGTCCCCCAACCTGTGGTGGATGATAACGGTGCGGGCCCTCGGCGGAATCGGCTCCGCGATGTTCACCATTGCGGCCATGAACCTGCTGATCTCCACCACACCACAACACGTGAGGGGACGCGCATCAGGCCTGAACCAGGGCGGTTTCCTGCTCGGCAACATGGCCGGCCCCGCCATCGGGGGTCTGCTGGGTTCGATCTCCCTACATGCGCCTTTTTATTTCTATTCCGGGATGTTGGTGGTAGCCGGGTTGTTCGCTCTGCTGCTGCTCCCGGCAAGATGCGACCCTCTGCCGACTGCATCGAAGAAACCTCGGACACTCCGGGAGACGTCACGGGACATCCGCTACCGGGCCGCCTGTCTTCTCGGATTTGCCCAAGGCTGGCAGTCGATCGGAGTGCGCGCCACCCTGATCCCGGTGATCATCACCGAGACATACGCCTTGGAAACCGGGTGGACTGGTATGGCCTTCGCAATCGCGGCGGTGTTCCAGGCCGCGGCGCTGACACCTGCGGGATTGGCAACTGACCGGATCGGTCGCAAACCCGTCATGGTGACGAGCGGATTGGTGTGTGGCTTGTCGGCCATCGCCATGCCCTTCGCCCCCGGGATCTGGGTGCTCATCCCGCTGCTGTGCATCTACGGGATCGGCGCGGCCATGCAGGGCACCGCGCCCGCCGCCGCGGTGGGCGACGCCTCAGGTGGACGTGGCGGCACCCCAGTCGCGGCCTACTCCATGATCGTCGACCTAGGGGCGATCATCGGGCCCGTCGCCGTCGGTGGTCTGGTGGATGTCACCAATTACCAGGTGGGTTTCGCCGTCGGTGGTGCGCTCCTGTTGCTGGGCAGTTTCACCGCTTCCTTCATCCCGCAGAAACTGGACCGATCCTTCCTGAAACCACCAGTTCCCGAAGATGGTAGCGACTGA
- the tkt gene encoding transketolase, which yields MTLDWTELDTRAVDTARILSADAVEKVGNGHPGTPISLAPVAYLLYQKIMKLDPTDDTWLGRDRFVLSIGHASLAQYCQLYLAGADLELDDLKSLRTWGAKCAGHPEYGHTRFVECTTGPLGAGISNAVGMAMAARRERGLFDPDAPEGKSVFDHFVYCLVGDGCLQEGVAAEASSLAATQDLGNLIVIYDANRITIEGDTNIAFTEDVLGRYDALGWHTQEVDWTNGGTGYKEDLDALLSAIRAAKAVRDKPSIIKLDTIIGWPLPNKAGHHAIHGSKIGAEEIAALKEKLGFPAEPFAVDEEAVAHARANAASRGKADRAEWDERFEAWKADNPKRAVLLERVRSRKLPADLKLPVFEEGMMSTRKASGEVLSALASQLPELWGGSADLAGSNNTTMKDEPSFLPDARQAEDWPGNPYGRTIHFGIREHAMGGIINGIVLSGLTRAYGGTFMVFADYMRPAVRLAALMKLPSIFVWSHDSIGVGEDGPTHQPVEHLASLRAIPNLDVVRPADANETSVAWGEILRRTDRPAGIILSRQDLRIVARGDEYSSAEGVARGGYVVKEASDKPRLILIASGSEVSLALEAAAKLEEDNIPTRVVSMPCMEWFDEQDPEYRNSVLPKDVKARVSIEAGIAMGWGKYIGDAGASISIEHFGASAAGVKCFEEFGFTVENVIKTARSVL from the coding sequence ATGACCCTTGACTGGACAGAACTGGACACCCGAGCCGTTGACACGGCGAGGATTCTCTCCGCCGATGCCGTGGAAAAGGTCGGCAACGGCCACCCTGGTACCCCGATCTCGCTGGCCCCCGTTGCGTACCTGCTCTACCAGAAGATCATGAAATTGGATCCGACCGACGACACCTGGCTCGGTCGCGATCGTTTCGTCCTGTCGATCGGCCACGCGTCCTTGGCCCAGTACTGTCAGCTCTACCTGGCCGGTGCTGATCTCGAGCTCGATGACCTGAAGTCGCTGCGAACCTGGGGAGCCAAGTGCGCAGGGCATCCCGAGTATGGCCACACACGGTTCGTCGAGTGCACCACCGGGCCCCTTGGGGCAGGCATCAGCAACGCTGTCGGCATGGCGATGGCCGCGCGCAGGGAACGCGGCCTGTTCGATCCGGACGCGCCCGAGGGTAAGTCGGTTTTCGACCACTTCGTCTACTGTCTCGTCGGGGATGGTTGTCTCCAGGAGGGCGTGGCCGCGGAGGCATCGTCACTGGCCGCTACCCAGGATCTGGGCAATCTCATCGTGATCTATGACGCCAACCGGATCACCATCGAAGGTGACACCAACATCGCCTTCACCGAGGATGTCCTGGGGCGTTACGACGCGCTTGGCTGGCATACCCAGGAGGTCGACTGGACCAACGGTGGAACCGGCTACAAGGAGGACCTCGACGCGCTGCTCTCGGCCATCCGGGCGGCCAAGGCCGTCAGGGACAAACCCTCGATCATCAAACTCGACACCATCATTGGCTGGCCGCTGCCGAACAAGGCCGGGCATCACGCCATCCACGGTTCCAAGATCGGGGCCGAGGAGATCGCGGCCCTCAAGGAAAAACTCGGTTTTCCCGCCGAGCCGTTCGCGGTCGACGAGGAGGCCGTTGCCCACGCCCGCGCCAACGCCGCATCTCGAGGCAAGGCGGATCGTGCCGAATGGGACGAGAGGTTCGAGGCGTGGAAGGCCGACAATCCGAAGCGCGCTGTCCTGCTGGAGCGGGTCCGCTCCCGTAAGCTCCCGGCTGACCTGAAACTTCCGGTCTTCGAAGAGGGCATGATGTCAACCCGCAAGGCTTCCGGGGAGGTGCTGTCCGCGCTGGCGTCTCAGTTGCCAGAGCTGTGGGGTGGTTCCGCTGACCTCGCGGGCTCCAACAACACCACCATGAAGGATGAGCCAAGCTTCCTGCCCGATGCTCGGCAGGCAGAGGACTGGCCCGGAAATCCCTACGGGCGCACCATCCACTTCGGAATCCGTGAGCATGCGATGGGCGGCATCATCAACGGTATTGTCCTGTCAGGCCTGACCCGTGCCTACGGCGGTACGTTCATGGTGTTCGCGGACTACATGCGTCCCGCGGTTCGGCTGGCAGCGTTGATGAAGCTACCCTCCATCTTCGTGTGGAGTCACGATTCCATCGGGGTCGGTGAGGACGGTCCCACCCATCAGCCTGTGGAGCACCTCGCATCACTGCGCGCCATCCCCAACCTGGATGTGGTTCGTCCCGCGGATGCCAATGAGACCTCTGTCGCCTGGGGCGAGATCCTGCGCCGTACTGATCGCCCTGCAGGGATCATCCTGTCCCGTCAGGATCTGCGCATCGTTGCCCGTGGTGATGAATACTCCTCCGCGGAGGGGGTCGCCCGTGGCGGCTATGTGGTGAAGGAAGCCTCCGACAAGCCAAGGCTGATCCTGATCGCATCCGGTTCTGAGGTTTCCTTGGCACTTGAGGCTGCCGCGAAGCTGGAGGAGGACAACATCCCGACCCGTGTGGTGTCCATGCCTTGCATGGAATGGTTCGATGAGCAGGACCCCGAATACCGCAATTCGGTGCTGCCCAAAGATGTGAAGGCCCGGGTCTCCATCGAGGCCGGTATCGCCATGGGATGGGGTAAGTACATCGGTGATGCCGGGGCCAGCATCAGCATCGAGCATTTCGGGGCTTCTGCTGCTGGGGTGAAGTGCTTCGAAGAGTTCGGTTTCACCGTCGAGAACGTGATCAAGACGGCCCGTTCGGTGCTCTGA
- a CDS encoding VWA domain-containing protein, giving the protein MNDERDRRWRLLLGTAPEGTEGTLSRQDAAMDAALAALYDNQSGDGQKRGAGLGASAPRVARWLGDIRTYFPSRVVQVMQADAIDRLGLKQLLLEPEMLETVEADVHLVATLAGLGRVMPQKARASAREVVSRVVKRVEEKLADKVQQAVRGALNRAARTNRPHLNDINWSRTIAANLGNYLPELNTVVPERLIGYGRKQTGFQREIVLVVDQSGSMATSVVYASIFAAVLASIKAVKTYLVVYDTSVVDLTDQLSDPVDVIFGTQLGGGTDTSKALAYCEHLVQRPRETVMVLISDLYDFSPEQMLRRMGQFQQQGVTMVTLLALDDDGTPGYNHDVAGSLAAMGIPSFACTPDAFPEMIALAINKGDLAGWVSAEKAAKA; this is encoded by the coding sequence ATGAACGACGAACGTGACCGGCGTTGGCGGCTGCTGCTGGGAACCGCCCCGGAGGGTACTGAGGGGACCCTGTCCCGGCAGGATGCCGCCATGGACGCCGCCCTGGCTGCCCTCTACGACAACCAGAGCGGCGATGGGCAGAAACGAGGTGCCGGGCTCGGTGCCTCGGCGCCGAGGGTGGCGCGATGGCTCGGTGACATCCGTACCTATTTTCCGTCGCGGGTGGTGCAGGTGATGCAGGCCGATGCCATCGATCGGCTTGGTCTCAAGCAGCTGCTGCTGGAACCGGAGATGCTGGAGACCGTTGAGGCCGATGTGCACCTGGTGGCCACCTTGGCCGGTTTGGGACGGGTCATGCCGCAGAAGGCCAGGGCCAGCGCCCGCGAGGTTGTGTCCCGGGTGGTCAAGCGGGTGGAGGAGAAACTCGCCGACAAGGTGCAGCAGGCGGTTCGGGGTGCGTTGAACCGGGCTGCTCGCACCAACCGGCCCCACCTGAATGACATCAACTGGTCACGAACGATCGCGGCGAACCTGGGCAATTACCTTCCCGAATTGAACACCGTCGTGCCTGAGCGGCTCATCGGATATGGCCGCAAACAGACCGGTTTCCAGCGGGAGATTGTGCTAGTGGTTGACCAGTCGGGCTCCATGGCGACGTCGGTGGTCTATGCCAGCATCTTCGCAGCCGTGCTGGCCTCTATCAAGGCGGTGAAAACCTACCTCGTGGTCTATGACACATCGGTCGTGGACCTCACCGATCAGCTCAGCGACCCCGTCGACGTCATCTTTGGCACCCAGCTCGGTGGCGGCACGGACACCAGCAAGGCACTTGCGTACTGCGAACACCTGGTGCAGCGCCCCCGCGAGACGGTGATGGTCCTCATCAGCGACCTCTACGACTTCAGCCCCGAACAGATGCTGCGGCGGATGGGTCAGTTTCAGCAGCAGGGCGTCACGATGGTGACCCTGCTGGCCCTCGATGACGATGGCACTCCTGGCTACAACCACGACGTGGCAGGCAGCCTGGCCGCTATGGGAATCCCGTCATTCGCCTGCACCCCCGACGCCTTCCCCGAGATGATCGCCCTCGCGATCAACAAGGGTGATCTGGCGGGCTGGGTCTCCGCGGAAAAAGCTGCGAAGGCGTAA